A section of the Drosophila sechellia strain sech25 chromosome 3L, ASM438219v1, whole genome shotgun sequence genome encodes:
- the LOC6618319 gene encoding LOW QUALITY PROTEIN: prolyl 4-hydroxylase subunit alpha-2 (The sequence of the model RefSeq protein was modified relative to this genomic sequence to represent the inferred CDS: inserted 1 base in 1 codon) encodes MKSFWSLFMFLLFWSPIMGDNSGEFINVENNSVDSSIAGLLKLLKIEEIFITNIKAYTNKLDEKVKNLQAYIDSVDYELQQSFEDREKYVGNPINAFSLVRRTHQDLPKWHNYSQQIVGIEELFALEEIIDKVPNNKDMEYSLGKMHRLEQIYDLEAIELARGRIQGKQYYFRPSIRDCVALGEHKFKREDYQRASMWFRVAIKHEPERNAEIINSILGDPKVNLYTLYAKSMLIFGMTKSNPSMTFAEAKKISYEALSKASLADVKSLLNELLSQADDEIVYEMNVNKTKPSDYEIGCRGQFLRRRNHVCTYNFTITEFLRLAPLKQEVLNLDPYIVIYHNILNDDEIDKLKQHSNDNTAEVVNPIEKRINELTRLSFLNSDQLIVSKNGPGTQKHIKEYSKGTLLFFLNNVELGGATVFPKLKISVFPQKGSCLIWYNTPDPRSDPLECPVLQGNKWVIXQKGAYNGRPMQYKNAKSNQ; translated from the exons ATGAAAAGCTTCTGGAGTTTGTTCATGTTTCTCCTTTTTTGGAGTCCAATTATGGGGGATAACTCCGGTGAATTCATAAACGTCGAAAATAATAGTGTGGATAGTTCAATCGCGGGacttttaaaacttttaaaaattgaGGAAATATTCATAACGAATATTAAGGCATATACCAATAAATTGGACGAAAAAGTTAAAAATCTCCAAGC TTATATCGACTCGGTTGACTACGAACTCCAACAAAGTTTTGAAGATCGAGAGAAATATGTCGGTAATCCCATTAATGCATTTAGTCTAGTGAGACGGACACATCAAGATCTACCAAAATGGCACAACTATTCACAGCAGATCGTAGGAATCG aggAACTGTTTGCCTTGGAAGAAATTATAGATAAGGTACCGAATAACAAGGATATGGAATATTCCCTGGGAAAAATGCACCGACTTGAACAGATTTACGATTTGGAAGCCATTGAGTTGGCAAGAGGTCGTATTCAGGGCAAGCAATATTA CTTTCGGCCTTCTATTCGGGATTGCGTTGCTTTGGGCGAGCACAAATTTAAAAGGGAGGACTACCAACGGGCTTCTATGTGGTTTCGCGTGGCCATCAAACATGAGCCCGAAAGAAATGCCGAGATTATTAACAGCATTCTTGGAGATCCCAAGGTTAATTTGTATACTCTGTACGCCAAATCAATGCTCATATTCG GCATGACCAAGTCAAATCCTTCGATGACATTCGCAGAAGCTAAAAAAATATCTTACGAAGCTCTGAGTAAGGCGAGCCTAGCAGATGTAAAATCTCTTTTAAATGAGTTGCTAAGTCAAGCTGACGATGAAATTGTTTACGAAATGAATGTTAACAAGACTAAACCCTCAGACTACGAAATTGGATGTCGTGGCCAGTTTCTTAGGCGTAGGAATCATGTTTGCACCTATAATTTCACCATAACAGAATTCTTGAGACTAGCTCCCCTAAAACAAGAAGTTTTAAATTTGGATCCTTACATTGTCATATACCACAATATTCTGAATGACGATGAGATCGATAAGCTCAAACAGCACTCGAATGATAATACCGCAGAGGTTGTCAATCCTATTGAAAAACGCATAAACGAATTGACACGACTTAGTTTTCTAAATTCAGATCAACTTATAGTATCCAAAAACGGTCCAGGAACGCAAAAACATATAAAAGAATATTCAAAAGGAACATTGCTATTTTTT CTTAACAATGTGGAGCTCGGTGGTGCGACGGTTTTTCCAAAGTTGAAAATATCCGTCTTTCCTCAAAAGGGCAGCTGTCTCATTTGGTATAATACACCTGATCCCCGCAGTGATCCTTTGGAATGCCCAGTACTACAAGGAAATAAATGGG TTA ACCAAAAAGGTGCATACAATGGACGACCTATGCAGTACAAGAACGCAAAGAGTAACCAatag
- the LOC6618314 gene encoding protein terminus — translation MFDEFISSFVFTNEETTQTFHHQWFSQGQLHECATCYSSIDADEPPSQHWLRGGEASQRLQLTKQQQAVLDIIEARRIETFFFCDESSKDKLEHFMGETCARGIPELLRWMFQNNTVAVEFNLACYVNAMDQVLIFQSGSLRVDHHYDVDESVGVVYEMLMQRIENYLSCSSEYGMAECSITRLKVQVKRIRVEAEGQSADSSFFALPLQLQEEEGLTATTGCSTNESELASLRSAYLKHFRECNGYFPPNMRVNLYGLQQCKTTKELYVVPYHISETLQQLPNKNFLILNNIMGQFQRLHELSTPVNSIERDQTSSPLKDLHCRRCRTKFSRRSKLHIHQKLRCGQDFSVDSMHADIVEIYEQCLPISRSVFQHACYGITKPKTIMRKGQFVPIECDWRSESSVKVQHGPCVVISNAQHSSPCKFY, via the coding sequence ATGTTCGACGAGTTCATCTCCAGCTTCGTTTTTACCAACGAGGAGACCACGCAGACCTTCCACCACCAGTGGTTTTCCCAGGGCCAGTTGCACGAATGCGCCACCTGCTACAGCTCCATCGACGCAGATGAGCCGCCCTCCCAACATTGGCTGCGAGGAGGAGAAGCATCACAGCGCCTGCAGCTCACCAAACAACAGCAGGCCGTCCTGGACATCATCGAGGCGCGCCGGATCGAGACTTTCTTCTTCTGCGACGAGAGCTCCAAGGACAAGCTGGAACACTTCATGGGCGAGACCTGTGCGAGGGGAATCCCCGAGCTTCTCCGCTGGATGTTCCAGAACAACACCGTGGCCGTGGAGTTCAATCTGGCCTGTTACGTGAACGCCATGGACCAGGTGCTGATCTTCCAGAGCGGCTCGCTGAGGGTGGACCACCACTACGACGTAGATGAATCCGTAGGCGTGGTTTACGAGATGCTGATGCAGAGGATCGAAAACTACCtcagctgcagcagcgagTACGGCATGGCAGAGTGCAGCATCACCAGGTTGAAGGTTCAGGTGAAGAGGATTAGGGTGGAGGCGGAGGGCCAATCAGCGGACTCGTCCTTCTTCGCCCTACCCCTGCAGCttcaggaggaggaggggctGACCGCCACTACCGGCTGCTCCACCAACGAGTCAGAGCTTGCCAGCCTACGCTCCGCCTACCTGAAGCACTTCCGCGAGTGCAACGGCTACTTCCCGCCCAACATGCGCGTCAATCTCTACGGACTGCAGCAGTGCAAGACCACCAAGGAGCTGTATGTGGTGCCCTACCATATCAGCGAAACCCTCCAGCAGCTGCCCAACAAGAACTTCCTCATCCTGAACAATATCATGGGCCAATTCCAGCGCCTCCATGAGCTCTCCACCCCCGTCAATTCCATCGAAAGAGATCAGACCAGCTCGCCGCTAAAGGACCTCCACTGCCGGAGGTGTCGCACCAAGTTCTCGCGGCGCAGCAAACTGCACATCCACCAGAAGCTGCGCTGTGGCCAGGACTTCTCCGTGGACAGCATGCACGCGGACATCGTGGAGATCTACGAGCAGTGCCTTCCCATCTCGAGGAGCGTCTTCCAGCACGCCTGCTACGGCATCACGAAGCCCAAGACCATCATGCGGAAGGGTCAGTTTGTGCCCATCGAGTGCGACTGGCGCAGCGAGAGCTCCGTGAAGGTGCAGCACGGCCCGTGTGTCGTCATCAGCAACGCCCAGCATAGTAGTCcctgtaaattttattaa
- the LOC6618313 gene encoding protein terminus — MFDEFISSFVFTNEETTQTFHHQWFSQGQLHECATCYSSIDADEPPSQHWLRGGEASQGLQLTKQQQAVLDIIEARRIETFFFCDESSKDKLEHFMGETCARGIPELLRWMFQNNTVAVEFNLACYVNAMDQVLIFQSGSLRVDHHYDVDESVGVVYEMLMQRIENYLSCSSEYGMAECSITRLKVQVKRIRVEAEGQSADSSFFALPLQLQEEEGLTATTGCSTSESELASLRSAYLKHFRECNGYFPPNMRVNLYGLQQCKTTKELYVVPYHISETLQELPNKNFLILNNIIGQFQRLHELSTPVNSIERDQTSSPLKDPHCRRCRTKFSRRSKLHIHQKLRCGQDFSVDSMHADIVEIYEQCLPISRSVFQHACYGITKPKTIMRKGQFVPIECDWRSESSVKVQHGPCVVISNAQHSSPCKFY; from the coding sequence ATGTTCGACGAGTTCATCTCCAGCTTCGTTTTTACCAACGAGGAGACCACGCAGACCTTCCACCACCAGTGGTTTTCCCAGGGCCAGTTGCACGAATGCGCCACCTGCTACAGCTCCATCGACGCAGATGAGCCGCCCTCCCAGCATTGGTTGCGAGGAGGAGAAGCATCACAGGGCCTGCAGCTCACCAAACAACAGCAGGCCGTCCTGGACATCATCGAGGCGCGCCGGATCGAGACTTTCTTCTTCTGCGACGAGAGCTCCAAGGACAAGCTGGAACACTTCATGGGCGAGACCTGTGCGAGGGGAATCCCCGAGCTTCTCCGCTGGATGTTCCAGAACAACACCGTGGCCGTGGAGTTCAATCTGGCCTGTTACGTGAACGCCATGGACCAGGTGCTGATCTTCCAGAGCGGCTCGCTGAGGGTGGACCACCACTACGACGTAGATGAATCCGTAGGCGTGGTTTACGAAATGCTGATGCAGAGGATCGAAAACTACCtcagctgcagcagcgagTACGGCATGGCAGAGTGCAGCATCACCAGGTTGAAGGTTCAGGTGAAGAGGATTAGGGTGGAGGCGGAGGGCCAATCAGCGGACTCGTCCTTCTTCGCCCTACCCCTGCAGCttcaggaggaggaggggctGACCGCCACTACCGGCTGCTCTACCAGCGAGTCAGAGCTTGCCAGCCTACGCTCCGCCTACCTGAAGCACTTCCGCGAGTGCAACGGCTACTTCCCGCCCAACATGCGCGTCAATCTCTACGGACTGCAGCAGTGCAAGACCACCAAGGAGCTGTATGTGGTGCCCTACCATATCAGCGAAACCCTCCAGGAGCTGCCCAACAAGAACTTCCTCATACTGAACAATATCATTGGCCAATTCCAGCGCCTCCATGAGCTCTCCACCCCCGTCAATTCCATCGAAAGAGATCAGACCAGCTCGCCGCTAAAGGACCCCCACTGCCGGAGGTGTCGCACCAAGTTCTCGCGGCGCAGCAAACTGCACATCCACCAGAAGCTGCGCTGTGGCCAGGACTTCTCCGTGGACAGCATGCACGCGGACATCGTGGAGATCTACGAGCAGTGCCTTCCCATCTCGAGGAGCGTCTTCCAGCACGCCTGCTACGGCATCACGAAGCCCAAGACCATCATGCGGAAGGGTCAGTTTGTGCCCATCGAGTGCGACTGGCGCAGCGAGAGCTCCGTGAAGGTGCAGCACGGCCCGTGTGTCGTCATCAGCAACGCCCAGCATAGTAGTccttgtaaattttattaa
- the LOC6618316 gene encoding prolyl 4-hydroxylase subunit alpha-1 isoform X2 yields MLFLFVVVTACFGFLVKGEPLSATESYDFAISSESQLSLLKLKETHVNNLQSYKKVLKKHLQKIRRAIKQSEELLKSTKTSTRNLIYGYKVLRHLHNDWPQYFRLLKKDLGLEQIAVSQKLLTQQPTSVDFEESMGAMHRLQTVYNLDSYAMTEGFIDAKDRNIKNWSADECLMLGLMYLFLKDYNQSENWLELALYHYDDNLSPEVLKIKLWNYPNLLESLVEANKGLGRYLEAKKYANELLSINPNHTYMLTQLPKLKHLQSNPIKLTKPKKVFQLQKEICSKRYRRKSGVLVCRYVDWTQFLKLAPLKMEELSMKPHISIFYGFLGQKDIEVLKNASRPKLQRVKHLSG; encoded by the exons ATGCTGTTTCTTTTTGTAGTTGTAACTGCCTGCTTTGGTTTTCTAGTTAAGGGAGAACCCTTGTCCGCTACCGAATCTTATGATTTTGCAATATCCTCGGAGTCGCAGTTGTCATTGCTAAAACTGAAAGAAACACATGTCAACAATCTCCAGAGCtataaaaaagttttaaagAAGCACTTACAGAAAATTAGACG AGCCATAAAGCAATCAGAAGAACTCTTGAAATCGACTAAAACCTCAACgcgtaatttaatttatggatATAAGGTTCTGAGGCACCTTCACAATGATTGGCCCCAGTATTTCAGACTATTAAAGAAAGATCTAGGTCTTGAGCAGATTGCGGTCTCTCAGAAGTTATTAACACAGCAACCAACATCTGTGGACTTCGAAGAATCCATGGGTGCTATGCATAGACTTCAAACGGTTTACAATTTGGACTCCTATGCCATGACTGAAGGCTTTATAGATGCCAAAGATAGGAA CATCAAAAATTGGAGTGCTGATGAGTGCCTAATGCTCGGTCTGATGTATCTATTCCTAAAAGATTACAATCAATCGGAGAATTGGTTGGAATTGGCTCTTTATCATTACGATGATAATCTCAGTCCTGAAGTTCTCAAAATTAAACTTTGGAACTACCCGAACCTTTTGGAATCCCTAGTAGAGGCCAACAAGGGACTTG gTCGCTATCTGGAAGCTAAAAAGTATGCGAATGAGCTGCTTTCAATCAATCCCAATCACACTTATATGCTGACACAACTGCCAAAGCTGAAACATTTGCAATCGAATCCAATCAAACTCACAAAACCAAAGAAAGTGTTCCAGCTCCAGAAAGAAATATGCTCAAAACGCTATAGGAGGAAATCAGGAGTGCTTGTGTGTCGCTATGTGGATTGGACACAATTCCTTAAACTGGCACCCTTAAAAATGGAGGAGTTGTCCATGAAACCCCATATAAGTATTTTTTACGGATTCCTTGGTCAAAAGGATATAGAAGTTCTAAAGAATGCGTCCAGACCAAAACTGCAAAGAGTCAAACATTTATCAG GGTAA
- the LOC6618318 gene encoding LOW QUALITY PROTEIN: prolyl 4-hydroxylase subunit alpha-1 (The sequence of the model RefSeq protein was modified relative to this genomic sequence to represent the inferred CDS: inserted 1 base in 1 codon; substituted 1 base at 1 genomic stop codon): MLNVVRAAVLLILVQSINSTDPNDLFNRKYYSSSVLGLVKLLKMEQAFMENFSMYANILQEKVDNLNIFLDALKRPNHITHNEREKFVSNPLNAFGLIRRLNQDWPKLQNYTQKPLGLVQLTAMQDIVSAAPESFDMNEKLKAMHRIETTYDLQPKDIAKGLLQSTEFIYKLSFRDCLSLAHHKFEIGEFKRSLLWFREALKLNADGSLEIMNILQEIELKGFATAVAKRVSIYLSNQALTNETIDNMVNTQLQDAKQMDLEQLISSELKQWINDDSTTPPTGHNLGCQGLFPKKSNLVCRYNSSTNAFLQLAPLKMEEVSRDPYIVMFHEVVSDKEIEEMKGEITEMENGXTSLGDNKEIVSRVYWIRKESSFSKRINQRISDMTGFKLEEFPAIQSANFGVGGYFKPHYDYYTDRLKEVDVNNTLGDRIGSIIFYAGEVSQGGQTVFPDSKVMVEPKKGNALLWFNAFXSSPDPRTLHSVCPVIVGSRWSDYYEKKLYSSRHNYEYILSAITKWLHYAPQLFVKPCSPRVHKE, encoded by the exons ATGTTGAATGTTGTGAGAGCCGCTGTTCTGCTTATTCTAGTTCAATCAATTAATTCTACGGATCctaatgatttatttaatagaaAATACTACAGCTCCTCAGTTTTGGGACTAGTTAAACTCTTAAAGATGGAGCAAGCGTTTATGGAGAATTTTTCGATGTATGCCAACATCTTGCAGGAGAAAGTGGACAACCTAAATAT TTTCCTAGATGCCCTGAAGCGGCCCAATCACATAACCCACAATGAAAGGGAGAAGTTCGTTTCCAATCCGTTAAATGCTTTTGGACTCATCAGAAGACTAAATCAGGATTGGCCAAAATTGCAAAACTACACCCAAAAGCCTTTGGGCCTTGTACAACTCACTGCGATGCAGGATATCGTGAGTGCAGCCCCTGAATCCTTCGATATGAATGAAAAACTGAAAGCGATGCACCGCATAGAGACAACCTATGATCTCCAACCAAAGGACATAGCAAAAGGTCTTCTTCAAAGTACAGAATTTAT ATATAAACTTTCATTTCGGGACTGTTTGTCTTTGGCTCACCATAAATTTGAAATCGGCGAGTTTAAACGATCACTTTTGTGGTTTCGGGAAGCATTAAAGTTAAACGCAGATGGTAGTTTGGAGATTATGAATATATTACaggaaattgaattgaaaggCTTTGCAACAGCCGTAGCCAAACGAGTaa GTATTTATTTGTCCAATCAAGCACTGACTAATGAGACCATTGATAACATGGTCAATACCCAATTACAAGATGCCAAACAAATGGATTTGGAACAACTGATCAGTTCAGAACTAAAGCAATGGATTAATGATGACTCCACAACACCTCCCACTGGCCATAATCTTGGATGTCAAGGACTCTTTCCCAAGAAATCCAACCTCGTCTGCCGTTACAACTCGAGTACAAACGCTTTTCTACAACTAGCACCCTTGAAAATGGAGGAAGTAAGCCGGGATCCTTACATTGTGATGTTCCACGAAGTGGTTAGCGATAAAGAAATTGAAGAAATGAAAGGAGAGATTACGGAAATGGAGAATGGGTGAACTAGCTTGGGAGATAATAAGGAGATTGTTTCCCGCGTCTATTGGATAAGGAAGGAATCTTCGTTCAGTAAGCGAATCAATCAACGCATTTCCGACATGACGGGCTTCAAACTGGAAGAGTTTCCTGCCATACAATCGGCCAATTTTGGAGTGGGTGGGTACTTCAAGCCACATTACGACTATTATACAGATCGTTTAAAAGAGGTGGATGTGAACAACACTCTGGGAGATCGAATTGGcagtattatattttat gcTGGAGAAGTTTCACAGGGTGGACAAACCGTATTTCCCGACTCAAAGGTGATGGTGGAGCCGAAAAAAGGTAATGCGTTACTTTGGTTCAATGCTT ATTCATCGCCAGATCCACGAACCCTGCACTCCGTGTGTCCAGTTATAGTGGGTTCCCGATGGAGTGACTATTATGAGAAAAAGTTGTACAGCTCCAGACATAACTACGAGTATATACTTTCAGCAATAACCAAGTGGTTACACTACGCCCCCCAATTGTTTGTGAAGCCCTGCAGCCCAAGAGTTCATAAGGAATGA
- the LOC6618316 gene encoding prolyl 4-hydroxylase subunit alpha-1 isoform X1: MLFLFVVVTACFGFLVKGEPLSATESYDFAISSESQLSLLKLKETHVNNLQSYKKVLKKHLQKIRRAIKQSEELLKSTKTSTRNLIYGYKVLRHLHNDWPQYFRLLKKDLGLEQIAVSQKLLTQQPTSVDFEESMGAMHRLQTVYNLDSYAMTEGFIDAKDRNIKNWSADECLMLGLMYLFLKDYNQSENWLELALYHYDDNLSPEVLKIKLWNYPNLLESLVEANKGLGRYLEAKKYANELLSINPNHTYMLTQLPKLKHLQSNPIKLTKPKKVFQLQKEICSKRYRRKSGVLVCRYVDWTQFLKLAPLKMEELSMKPHISIFYGFLGQKDIEVLKNASRPKLQRVKHLSGNCSCKIGNLSSSSHDVVRKVNELILDITGFPSKGNQMLEVINYGIAGNYNPEDTAKPKIHNKANAFIFLENAGKGGEIVFPSRHLKVRPRKGSMLFWENLKNSVIYHQCPILKGNMWVANKVLN; the protein is encoded by the exons ATGCTGTTTCTTTTTGTAGTTGTAACTGCCTGCTTTGGTTTTCTAGTTAAGGGAGAACCCTTGTCCGCTACCGAATCTTATGATTTTGCAATATCCTCGGAGTCGCAGTTGTCATTGCTAAAACTGAAAGAAACACATGTCAACAATCTCCAGAGCtataaaaaagttttaaagAAGCACTTACAGAAAATTAGACG AGCCATAAAGCAATCAGAAGAACTCTTGAAATCGACTAAAACCTCAACgcgtaatttaatttatggatATAAGGTTCTGAGGCACCTTCACAATGATTGGCCCCAGTATTTCAGACTATTAAAGAAAGATCTAGGTCTTGAGCAGATTGCGGTCTCTCAGAAGTTATTAACACAGCAACCAACATCTGTGGACTTCGAAGAATCCATGGGTGCTATGCATAGACTTCAAACGGTTTACAATTTGGACTCCTATGCCATGACTGAAGGCTTTATAGATGCCAAAGATAGGAA CATCAAAAATTGGAGTGCTGATGAGTGCCTAATGCTCGGTCTGATGTATCTATTCCTAAAAGATTACAATCAATCGGAGAATTGGTTGGAATTGGCTCTTTATCATTACGATGATAATCTCAGTCCTGAAGTTCTCAAAATTAAACTTTGGAACTACCCGAACCTTTTGGAATCCCTAGTAGAGGCCAACAAGGGACTTG gTCGCTATCTGGAAGCTAAAAAGTATGCGAATGAGCTGCTTTCAATCAATCCCAATCACACTTATATGCTGACACAACTGCCAAAGCTGAAACATTTGCAATCGAATCCAATCAAACTCACAAAACCAAAGAAAGTGTTCCAGCTCCAGAAAGAAATATGCTCAAAACGCTATAGGAGGAAATCAGGAGTGCTTGTGTGTCGCTATGTGGATTGGACACAATTCCTTAAACTGGCACCCTTAAAAATGGAGGAGTTGTCCATGAAACCCCATATAAGTATTTTTTACGGATTCCTTGGTCAAAAGGATATAGAAGTTCTAAAGAATGCGTCCAGACCAAAACTGCAAAGAGTCAAACATTTATCAGGTAATTGCAGTTGCAAAATCGGAAATCTTTCCAGTTCTTCACATGATGTTGTACGCAAAGTAAATGAGTTAATTCTTGATATTACTGGGTTTCCATCGAAGGGTAATCAAATGCTAGAAGTCATTAATTATGGTATTGCTGGAAACTACAATCCCGAAGACACTGCAAAGCCCAAGATCCACAACAAAGCAAATGCTTTTATATTT TTGGAAAATGCTGGAAAGGGCGGAGAAATAGTTTTCCCTTCTCGCCATTTAAAAGTCAGACCTCGAAAGGGTTCAATGTTATTTTGGGAAAATCTGAAAAATAGTGTTATTTATCATCAGTGTCCAATTCTAAAGGGAAATATGTGGG TGGCTAACAAAGTGTTAAACTGA
- the LOC6618317 gene encoding prolyl 4-hydroxylase subunit alpha-1 — protein MLMILSICLISLSLPIGLCEITNSAMSIAGMKELVDLEGFFISEMESYTAALKNKIDMMESLLQEVQSKREISRRNPEEFVAHPLNAFSLIRRLHEDWTQAELLMLNHVGLEHLQAIETGLDEAQPTDDDLDDAIAGIIALQQFYNLQPSDIANGLLMGKQYNTSLTTLNCQALANACMNFNYDKYALNWYKAAVEHYNDDRDGQVYREVFDFRLPDLYINYTSALVTKGFRKAAWKVLQDVADLDATLWLLRKDIYEVGKIDVPDPTFVTSPWFDVTGCLSVWQTSQHLSCHYEQNTSEFLRIAPLKVETLSLKPHIVLYHDVIYESEISKIKNISLPSLKSPLRIIDAVDYNLKLAQIREDPQSPLSLRIKDMTGEDVKEDTDFQIDNYGICGFRNFHTDNIEIQDQTAELGDRLTSILFFMNDVVQGGAFAFPNLNLTIWPQKGSALVWRNLDHRMQPNKDLLHVSCPVVVGSKWTLMKWLHERPQMFSRPCTTGRKFKSHDESMKLKALNK, from the exons ATGCTTATGATCCTATCAATCTGCCTAATTTCACTTAGTCTTCCAATAGGACTTTGTGAAATTACAAATTCTGCAATGTCTATAGCTGGAATGAAAGAGCTTGTGGACTTGGAGGGTTTTTTCATTAGCGAGATGGAGAGCTATACTGCAGCCCTAAAGAATAAAATCGATATGATGGAGAG TTTGCTGCAAGAAGTGCAATCCAAACGAGAGATTTCCCGGAGGAACCCAGAAGAGTTTGTTGCTCATCCTCTCAACGCATTTTCCCTCATACGACGGCTGCACGAGGATTGGACCCAAGCCGAGCTATTGATGTTGAATCACGTTGGCTTGGAACACCTTCAAGCTATTGAAACTGGCTTGGACGAAGCCCAGCCAACCGATGATGATCTTGACGATGCCATCGCTGGAATCATCGCACTGCAACAATTCTACAATCTACAGCCAAGTGACATAGCAAATGGATTACTAATGGGAAAGCAATACAA TACCAGCTTGACCACACTTAACTGTCAGGCTTTGGCCAACGCGTGTATGAATTTTAATTACGATAAATATGCCTTGAATTGGTATAAAGCTGCTGTAGAACACTACAATGACGATCGAGATGGGCAGGTCTACAGGGAAGTATTTGATTTTAGGCTGCCTGATTTATACATAAATTACACCTCAGCTTTGGTAACTAAAG GTTTTCGCAAAGCCGCATGGAAAGTCCTCCAGGACGTCGCTGATTTAGACGCTACACTCTGGTTGCTTCGCAAAGATATTTATGAAGTAGGAAAAATCGATGTTCCTGATCCTACG TTTGTCACATCACCATGGTTCGATGTTACTGGTTGTCTAAGTGTTTGGCAGACCAGCCAACATCTCAGCTGTCACTACGAACAGAACACGTCTGAATTCCTTAGGATTGCTCCTCTTAAGGTGGAAACGCTTAGTTTAAAGCCGCATATTGTTTTATATCATGATGTCATCTATGAGAGCGAGATctcaaaaatcaaaaatatttcactgCCTTCACTAAAGAGTCCTTTGCGAATTATCGATGCTGTTGACTATAACCTAAAGCTTGCTCAAATTCGCGAGGATCCCCAGAGCCCTCTAAGCCTGCGAATTAAGGATATGACAGGAGAGGACGTGAAAGAGGACACGGATTTTCAAATAGATAACTACGGTATCTGCGGGTTTAGAAATTTCCACACTGACAATATAGAAATACAGGATCAAACG GCGGAACTGGGCGATCGCTTAACGAGCATATTGTTTTTT ATGAACGATGTGGTTCAAGGTGGTGCCTTCGCTTTTCCAAACCTAAATCTCACAATTTGGCCCCAAAAGGGCAGCGCTTTGGTTTGGAGAAACCTGGATCATAGAATGCAGCCTAACAAAGATCTTTTGCACGTATCATGTCCTGTGGTAGTGGGCTCAAAATGGA CCCTCATGAAATGGTTACACGAAAGACCTCAAATGTTCTCCAGACCTTGTACAACAGGGAGGAAATTTAAATCGCATGACGAAAGCATGAAATTAAAAgcgttaaataaataa